GCCCAGTCTGTGATATCAAGCTATCTAGCCACCATGCAGCAAGCTGGTCTATTGGAATCTGAGCGAATTGGAAAATGGACATATTATCGACGGAACGAAAAGACTATCCAGCAATTCGCCGAATACGTTCAAAGTAAACTATAGCCGGAAGGAGGCTTTTTTTTCTCTTTTATATCTATAATTCTATATATGTGTATTTAAATGGAGGCAAGTTATTCAATGAAAAAGATTCATTCTTCACTAATCATCTTTCTAGCTCTAGGTGTATTTGGCATTATCACTACGGAAATGGGCATTATCGGTGTCCTCCCCCAAGTCACTCAAAAATTTAACATATCCCCCTCAGAGGCCGGGTATCTTGTAAGCATATTTGCCTTAATTGTTGCCATTTCAGGCCCCTTCTTGACCTTACTTGCCTCTGGCATTAATCGCAAAATCATATTATTAACCGCTGTATTTATGTTCGCCGTCTCTAACATTGTCTATGCTTACACAACTAAATTCGAAGTCATGCTAGCTTTCCGGATTGTCCCTGCTATCTTTCATCCCGTCTTTTTTTCAATTGCTCTTGTGACTGCAGCCAGCCTTGTACCTTCCGAGAAGAGCGGCCAAGCAGTCACCAAAGTTTTTGCCGGCATCACCGTCGGATTCGCTTTTGGCGTACCGCTGACTTCTTATCTGGCCGAGAAGATCTCGCTGGAAGCTGCCTTTCTATTTGGTGCTATAATAAGCATCATTGCCTTTATAGGGATACTCGTCTGGCTTCCTTCCATGCCTGTTCAGGAGAAAATGTCTTTTGGCAAGCAGCTTGGCATCTTGCGCAAACCTCAAT
The window above is part of the Paenibacillus lutimineralis genome. Proteins encoded here:
- a CDS encoding MFS transporter, giving the protein MKKIHSSLIIFLALGVFGIITTEMGIIGVLPQVTQKFNISPSEAGYLVSIFALIVAISGPFLTLLASGINRKIILLTAVFMFAVSNIVYAYTTKFEVMLAFRIVPAIFHPVFFSIALVTAASLVPSEKSGQAVTKVFAGITVGFAFGVPLTSYLAEKISLEAAFLFGAIISIIAFIGILVWLPSMPVQEKMSFGKQLGILRKPQLWLTILTVVVIFAAMFSVYSYFAEYLGQVSHMNGSWISMMLMAFGITMIAGNFLFGSLLQKSLKKTSLLFPLIYTVIYLVIYYLGSYFIPMVAFVFIWGAVHSGGLIISQALLMTEAKEAPEFGNSLFVSFSNVGITVGTSIGGWFISRLGTHQLIWCGIMFALLAFLLIVVKIAISNGDKKR